Proteins encoded by one window of Salvia splendens isolate huo1 chromosome 5, SspV2, whole genome shotgun sequence:
- the LOC121803597 gene encoding transcription factor bHLH95-like, translating to MLAMAEKLERDELWDDDRSWSFPKLAIADEDGAMKSADISTSVAAKGKKRSAVVAAESEDHELHIWTERERRKKMRNMFSNLHSLLSHIPPKADKSTIVDEAVKYIKKLEQTLQDLEKRKMLSLKDSSLIQWREAFVGELQLQGPNPVFAGPEYPPIFNTWTSPNVILNICGRDAQISVCSVRNPGLLSAVCFMLEKNDLEVLSAHISSDRATCIYMIHARVYGGLDQALPTEEIFKHAAAEIMMWLSS from the exons ATGTTAGCGATGGCTGAAAAGCTTGAGCGTGATGAGTTGTGGGACGACGACCGATCATGGTCGTTTCCAAAATTAGCAATTGCTGATGAAGATGGTGCCATGAAGTCCGCGGACATCAGCACCTCTGTGGCGGCCAAGGGTAAGAAGAGGAGCGCTGTGGTGGCTGCAGAGTCGGAGGATCATGAGCTGCATATATggacagagagggagagaaggaagaagatgagaaACATGTTCTCCAATCTTCATTCTTTGCTCTCTCACATCCCTCCAAAG GCGGACAAGTCGACGATTGTTGATGAAGCTGTGAAGTACATAAAGAAACTAGAGCAAACTCTGCAGGATCTGGAGAAAAGAAAGATGCTGAGTCTCAAAGATTCATCATTGATCCAATGGAGAGAAGCATTTGTAGGGGAACTGCAGCTGCAGGGTCCGAACCCGGTGTTTGCAGGGCCCGAATATCCACCCATTTTCAACACATGGACATCTCCTAATGTAATCCTCAACATTTGTGGGAGAGACGCTCAAATCAGTGTGTGCAGTGTTAGAAATCCCGGCCTGCTCTCCGCCGTCTGCTTTATGCTCGAGAAGAACGATTTGGAGGTGCTTTCTGCTCACATCTCCTCCGATCGGGCTACATGCATCTACATGATCCATGCCCGG GTATATGGAGGGTTAGACCAGGCATTACCCACTGAAGAAATATTCAAGCATGCAGCAGCAGAGATTATGATGTGGCTTAGTTCCTAA
- the LOC121805607 gene encoding E3 ubiquitin-protein ligase MBR2-like, with product MQRGRSALNSFPEPFDLNQGPVPENTSMDHSGSWNTTLNPVENRLSSYIIGATDGNDSCIDGAARSFWDRGESSSSANNMQDGARGTDSKTRLGWSSSFNACSERNARSEDWSFPLPNTTSSSNMVAGMNLNLNDGQTWNHDYYRGSGTALPHNLYKSGHSAIDQNPTFYPSSSNMGTFSGHSSTSSENYDLSGPFGSWGSSCKRKALDGKSGQFYPGGSSSSNQPIDKNIMQHPARGRYNTPGNISISSGPVNLSSTNLIEQVNPSIGAGLSRVPPSPSPSSSVPGVAESSRRHFAARLNHGRHEPIPFDTPRNSSLRSSGAYASHLSRPITNIDSAELRSSITLPMNQANSLTQPHLIPVHEARGTYSNPWSGSLSSRDGSSSSSGERGHGAPEDINVRSSRRNDLEYPMTVSAPETRTVLPDQIDWSFAPGTSASSRNHPTGSRIGHSSGGRTHSGAWLPHQNPTSQNHQRLSESLPWLPIHRVEPESGTARSHFAFLSSAFSSLDEAANTSRHHLDQRSAALLMDIPGAEDIIGRRSLAAVEGRHRLIRQVLNGMQRGVHLQDEDYMLIDPFMNGFSELHDRHRDMRLDVDNMSYEELLALEERIGNVSTGLSEEQISSSMKQRKYEGTGSSLPSIEPCCICQEDYITGENIGILNCGHEFHTGCIKQWLTLKNLCPTCKATALGS from the exons ATGCAACGGGGAAGAAGTGCCCTCAATTCGTTCCCTGAGCCATTTGATTTGAACCAAGGACCAGTTCCTGAAAATACCTCTATGGATCACTCAGGTTCCTGGAATACTACGTTGAACCCAGTGGAAAACCGACTTTCTAGTTACATCATTGGAGCTACTGATGGAAATGATAGTTGCATTGATGGTGCTGCTCGGAGTTTTTGGGACCGTGGCGAATCCAGCTCCAGTGCAAACAATATGCAAGATGGAGCTCGTGGTACTGATTCTAAAACAAGACTTGGGTGGTCGTCATCTTTCAATGCTTGTTCTGAGCGCAATGCAAGATCGGAAGACTGGTCCTTTCCACTACCCAATACCACCAGTAGTAGCAATATGGTTGCTGGcatgaatttaaatttgaatgATGGCCAAACGTGGAATCATGATTACTACAGAGGTTCAGGAACAGCTCTACCTCATAATCTTTATAAATCTGGGCATTCGGCAATTGACCAGAATCCAACCTTTTACCCTTCTTCAAGTAACATGGGAACCTTTTCTGGTCATTCTAGTACTTCTTCAGAAAATTATGACTTATCTGGTCCGTTTGGTTCTTGGGGTTCATCTTGCAAGAGAAAGGCTCTTGATGGCAAGTCTGGACAATTTTACCCTGGTGGAAGTTCGAGCTCGAATCAGCCAATTGACAAGAACATAATGCAGCATCCAGCTCGTGGTAGGTACAATACACCAGGAAATATAAGTATATCCTCTGGCCCGGTGAACTTGTCTTCAACTAATCTCATAGAACAAGTAAATCCAAGTATTGGCGCTGGGCTGAGTAGAGTGCCCCCTAGCCCTTCTCCCTCTTCAAGTGTACCAGGAGTGGCAGAAAGCTCGCGCAGACATTTTGCAGCAAGATTGAATCATGGGCGGCATGAGCCAATCCCATTTGATACACCTAGAAATTCATCCCTGAGGAGCTCTGGTGCTTATGCCTCCCATCTTTCAAGACCCATCACAAACATTGATTCTGCAGAATTGAGGTCATCGATCACACTGCCAATGAACCAAGCCAATTCCTTGACTCAACCTCATTTAATACCAGTACATGAGGCGAGAGGAACATATTCAAACCCTTGGAGTGGATCTTTGAGTTCACGAGACGGTAGTTCATCAAGCTCTGGAGAAAGAGGTCATGGAGCACCCGAGGATATTAATGTTAGAAGCTCTCGTAGAAATGATCTTGAGTACCCCATGACCGTTTCTGCACCTGAGACAAGAACTGTCCTGCCAGATCAAATCGATTGGAGTTTTGCTCCTGGAACTTCTGCATCGTCTAGGAATCATCCTACTGGTTCACGTATTGGCCACAGTTCTGGAGGCAGAACCCATTCTGGTGCATGGTTGCCTCATCAAAACCCGACATCACAAAATCATCAAAGGTTATCAGAATCCTTACCTTGGCTTCCTATCCATCGAGTTGAGCCTGAATCTGGGACAGCTAGAAGCCATTTTGCCTTTTTGTCTTCTGCCTTTTCTTCATTGGATGAGGCAGCTAATACTAGTCGGCATCATTTAGATCAAAGGTCAGCAGCTCTGTTGATGGATATACCGGGCGCTGAAGATATTATCGGTAGGCGTTCTTTGGCTGCTGTTGAGGGCAGACATAGACTG ATACGGCAAGTCCTGAATGGCATGCAGAGGGGTGTCCACTTACAAGATGAG GATTATATGCTTATTGATCCTTTTATGAATGGATTCTCTGAGTTGCACGACAGACACAGAGATATGAGGCTTGATGTCGACAATATGTCCTATGAG GAATTATTGGCTTTGGAGGAGCGAATAGGGAACGTGAGCACTGGACTCAGCGAAGAACAAATCAGCAGCTCCATGAAACAGCGCAAGTATGAAGGAACAGGAAGCTCGCTGCCAAGCATTGAGCCGTGCTGTATATGCCAG GAGGATTACATTACTGGAGAAAACATCGGAATATTGAACTGTGGGCATGAGTTTCACACCGGCTGCATCAAGCAGTGGCTTACACTGAAGAACCTTTGCCCCACATGTAAAGCGACGGCCTTGGGGTCTTGA
- the LOC121803649 gene encoding uncharacterized protein LOC121803649, which yields MKPPSYHELRVPLLKKKVESVSALVKEHRDDWATYGCSIISDGWRDSVSHKEIINFVVNSPKGSIFIKYVDVSDIVKDANALVAMFEEMIDYVGVIQIVTDNASNYKKAGMTLQVRIPSLFWSPCAAHCIDLMLEDIGKIPLINGVIKKSIALTGYIYSKMGVLNMMRRYTNKRELLRPAVTRFATSFITLRSIHNQWQNLRKMFTSDEWTTSQWYKEASGKQATTTVLNDAYWRHIVHALKLGSLLIEVLRMVDAERKPVMGYIYEAMDRCKETISKSFKGNEDKYKRAFDVIDSRWNDQLHKPLHVAGHYLNPTVFYKDVKGILACSEVIEGLHECILTLVPDINMQDQIMKKETALYRDVVSCFENPLAIRHRNQMAPGKYYHIFH from the coding sequence ATGAAGCCACCGAGTTATCATGAACTGAGAGTGCCTTTGCTGAAGAAAAAAGTTGAGAGTGTGAGTGCTCTCGTAAAAGAGCATAGAGATGATTGGGCAACTTATGGATGTTCAATTATATCTGATGGGTGGCGTGATTCTGTTTCTCATAAAGAAATTATCAACTTCGTAGTGAATTCGCCAAAAGGTTCAATTTTCATCAAGTATGTCGATGTGTCTGACATTGTAAAAGATGCAAACGCTCTGGTAGCAATGTTCGAAGAGATGATTGATTATGTTGGAGTGATCCAAATCGTGACGGATAATGCCTCCAATTACAAGAAAGCTGGAATGACGCTGCAAGTAAGGATACCCTCACTGTTTTGGTCTCCATGTGCAGCACATTGCATCGATTTGATGCTTGAAGATATTGGTAAAATACCGCTTATCAATGGTGTGATAAAAAAGTCAATAGCTTTGACCGGTTATATTTACAGTAAGATGGGCGTGCTGAACATGATGAGAAGATATACGAATAAGAGAGAGTTACTTAGGCCGGCAGTCACTAGATTTGCTACTTCCTTCATCACTTTGAGGTCCATCCATAACCAGTGGCAGAATCTCAGAAAAATGTTCACCAGTGATGAATGGACTACTAGTCAGTGGTACAAAGAGGCATCCGGAAAACAGGCAACTACTACTGTGTTGAATGATGCTTATTGGAGACATATTGTCCATGCACTCAAATTGGGTTCTCTTCTTATTGAGGTATTGAGAATGGTTGATGCAGAGCGCAAGCCCGTGATGGGTTATATTTATGAGGCTATGGATCGTTGTAAAGAGACCATTTCCAAGTCATTCAAAGGAAACGAAGACAAGTATAAGAGAGCATTTGATGTAATTGACTCTAGATGGAATGATCAATTGCACAAACCATTGCATGTTGCAGGTCATTACTTGAATCCAACAGTCTTTTATAAAGACGTGAAAGGTATTTTGGCTTGTTCAGAGGTTATCGAAGGCTTGCACGAGTGTATTCTAACACTGGTTCCCGACATAAATATGCAAGATCAGATCATGAAAAAGGAAACGGCTTTGTATCGGGACGTTGTTTCCTGTTTCGAAAATCCTTTAGCTATTCGACATAGAAATCAAATGGCACCAGGTAAATATTATCATATTTTTCATTAA